The genomic region ACGTGACCAAGCATGAAGCAGGCAATCTCTGAACTACCGGGTTTTCCATCCACATTCTCAGTTCTCAGATTTGAATGTTCCCTGGGAATGTCTGGGTCTGGTGAAGTCACCCATGACCAGATCCAGGAGTATCAGCTGTTGGGCAAAATAAGAATCGGGAAAAGTTCTCGTTATCTCTTGCCAAAGGTCTTTCCTAAGATCAACCGTATTTGAAGCATAAACTACCGAGACGAGTATCCAGTTAGGGGCATCCGGTAGCAGGACTTCGCAAGTAATCAACTGAAGTGACTTCTTGATGATATTTACTTTCACGCTTGGGTGGGTCCAAACCACCCAAATCTTTCCTAAATCCGAGAACTCATAATTATCCTCGTAAAGCCATCCTGGAAGAACCTGATTAATGAACTTCTGGGACTTATTCTCTGCTTCACATGGTCTCTATGATCCCACCAAAAAGGTTTTTATTATTCCTTAACCAATATTTAAATCCGCGCCGATGGCTTGATATATTGAAGCCTCGGACATTCCAGCAAAAAAGGTTGTACACATAAAATTATGGAGAGTTGGAGCCCTTGCCCCgtttgctcttcttcttctttttctttttccttgatTCGACTTTTGTGAAGGCTACTGCCTTCTCAGTGCGACTCCTCTCAAGGTCCGCTTCATCCGTATCCACATCAGAGGAGTCCGTGATTATCTCCACCGATTTAATGTCTGAGTCAGATGTAGCCCTCTTATCTTCCTCAGCTTTACTCGGGTTATCATTGCTGCCGCTGCACTGCTCTTTTTCGATCAGCTTCTCCTTTGTCAAGGTTGAGTCAGAGAATTTGATAATGGTAGCCGTATAAGAGTCAAGGGTTGCTACTGGAGGTGGTGGAACCCCTTCTCTACTTCTAGCTCTTGACCTTCTTGATTCTGATTTCTTTGGGTCCTTTGTGTAGCCTTCGGGCAGCTCTCAGGCTGGTGAGTTCGAGAACTACAGATGGAGCATAGGATAGGAGCCGCCCTGCAGTGTTTAATGCTATGCCCAATCTCCTTACAATGTTGGCAAACAGGTGGCATCCAAGGGCTGGAAACTCTGATTCTTCTAACTTCTCCAGATTGGAATTGGGCATTGACCGCTTCAGGCAAAGGCTGACGAGGGTCTTCAGGCAAGGGCTGGGGTTTTTGACCGCTTCGGTTTTTTCATTTGATAAAAATGATAAGAGTGTTTCAAAGAAAAGAGATGACAAGAGAATTCCTTTTAGAACGTCAAAACCACATTACATTTGGTGTCGAGACTAAACAAAGTTTAATAATCAGATTAATCTAAAAGCTAATTGATTAATACGTTTTAATTATTACGTCTTTCGTTTCTTACTAACAGGTGGTTTGGAGAAAAAACAACCATTTCATGAAATTGAATGATCTGTactattttctatgtttttctgTTCCTTTATAAAGTAGAGCTAAATAAAGTAACAGCTGATAATTAAATATGCCTAATATGTATTTCTGTCGAAGTGAAAATTTTGGGGCTTTTTGTTATATACTTTAATGTCTATAATATGTACATAGcattaaacttcaaactttaTGAAACGTAGAAAATACTAAAcgagtttatttttgttagcCTAAACACACATGCATGTTTGCATGAACACTAATAAACCAGTCAAACCATTCGTTGTCTCTCCATGCCGGCACTATAAATTCTTTACTCCAAATCGTTGTATTTTTGCCGATATTATACGCTACGACACCTAAATGAACTCTAAAAACGTATAAGGATGTCGAGGACAGATATTAAAAAACGAGCCCCAAATTCATAGCACTCAAGTCATCGGTCAGCGTTAATTCGATATTAATCAGTCCAAATCGTCCAGCTTAGCATCTAACTCTTTTACAGAAATTGGTTGCCTCTTTTAAAATagcgtttctttttttttttaaacttttttgatTGAAcattaaatttaattcaaaGAAAAAGACATTGTTACATCAGTGTGTCCTAATTTTGGTAAATCTGTTTCTCATATTCTTATTTCTAGCCTCTTGATCAGAACTTCACTTGGTGATGGGAGCTCATTATGTCTTATCGGTTCCTTTCTACTTTCAATCCAAATAGCATGTACTGTAGACTACAACATGTATCGAGAAATAGAGTTTTCCTCTGCTCCAATTCACATTCTCAATAATGAGCCTAATAAGACTTTCCCATTCCACTGTGAACTGACTTCGTATTACCCCCCCTTTCATTAATGCTTCCCATACTTAGTTTAAATAAGGCCACTTAAAAAATAAGTGATCAATGGTCTCTAAAGGGTCTTGGCACAGCACACATATGCATCAACATTTATATTTCAACTCCTCATACGGTCTCCCGTTGATAATCTTCCATGTATCACCATCCGAGTTACAAAGGAATACTTTGGGGTTGAATGCTTGAACCATACAGTATTAATATAACGTTAATTTGATTCTTTTATTGTTAATTAAGATTTACTAATTAACTCAATTTCTTGATGTAGCTGTTTTCTCTAGTTTTCCTCTTAATAGACATGTTTCAACCTTAGATAATTCGTCAAGTTCCGACTAATaccttatcaaaattaattagtgTTCACCATTCACCAACATCAAATGTTATAAGAATTACACAATGTACTGCCGCACCTGCACCGAGTACGACTTGTGGCATTTTGGGTTGGGTGATGCCttatattttagcatttaaTTTCTCAAGTGGACTAACTttcagaattaattatataatgatgGCGACTTCTTATTGTCATCATccaaattttcatattaattttgCATGTGTAATGAttcaaaaatcatgttttatGTAAAATAGTACATAGGTCTCACGATAATCGTTGTCGATTTGGGATATAGGACCACAATTCTATGTCGTCCAAATCTTTAAAAATACGCTGGCTTAGAAAAAAAATGGTGAACTAAGAATTGCTGTTTTAACCACTTTAATCACCTAactattcaaaatttaaatcgTATATTGCTTATGCTATTCTATCAATATATTTACGATCTATATTTTGGGTCGACGTTGCAGATTGTACCGATATATGTGGGTCTGACTAGACCAATGTGTAACCCAGTTTCAAATTGGACTAGAAAAacgaacaatttttttttagtcaCTCCATTGATTGAGAAtccaaattattttatttgataataagatatatatttcttcatttttagaAAAGGATCATATATATTTCCAAAACTAATAAATCATGTTGCAAAGCGTATCAAAATGGtatgtcattttattactttttttggTTGTTTGCTTTTCAAGAAAccttgttttaatatttctttcttctttgctttAAATTTTCGATCATGTATGAGAATCCAATCTTTTGTTCTTTGGGATATTCGGTCTATAATATATAACGAGTATGATCAACAAGATTTCATATACTACTTTTTTTGTTTGCGTTAGCTACAATTTGTATAGTTTAAACCTTCAATCTCGGGTTGAATGAAGCTATTGGACCAAGTAGAAACATAGCAAAAGGTATAAGGAAGAAAGGTTAATGGTTTGGTTTTTTCGATACCATGGTGTATAAAAAAGTAACACATAGGACGACGTGACACCTGGATTAATCTATTGATTAGGTAAAATTTAATGTTAAGAATAAAGAAACAACAAATATTAATGACTTATTCTTTGTACAAGACTACAAGTGACATATACTAAAAAAAAAGTGACACATACTAACATGTAAGCTTTTGCTTGAGCCCAATGATAAACTGTCATGGGTAATACAGCCGTGATAGGTGAACAGGGTAGTATTACTATTATTAGAAATCATTTAGCTAAATGTCCACGCTAtatttgtaagaagcttaaaTGGAAACTTTTCTAAATAATATATGCGTATATTGATTTCTAAATCATCAACGTAAATGActgaaattaatataaatgataaatggaaatatgagtatatatatatatatatatatatataacgccAACGTACGTAAATACGTATAGATCACCACGAAGGCAACTAGGAAAGTATACTCCTAGTGTAGCATATTCCAAATGATATGCCGTCGAATTTAATATGTTCTCATGATATTAAACATATTGCcattttctgttttaaaaagatttaattTGAAGAtcaacttttatattttgtttgtctcatcttcttcttggattataaattaatttcccTTCCTTTTTTTCTACGCGCATattctccctctctctcccACGCGCACATCAACACACACACACCCACTtcacgatatatatatatttttgaacaaCCACACTTCACGGTATATAATATCACACACCTAGCTTTTTGCCTTCTTCGAGTTTTTTTTACCGGCGACTTCTTGAACATGGTTTTGTCGTTGCTCGTGCactgaagagaaaaaaacaatatatcgCTGCCTTTactgttttaatttaaataaaatataagtttttttcttcCGCTGAGTTCTAAATTAAACTTGGATATCCCCTGCAACTGAGGGTTGATACCTTTCAAACTTGTGATtattaaacattatttttaaatttctgtaTTTATATTCAGTCCCTCGTCTCatcttttttgtgtttttttcgtttatagtttcttatttacagatggtgaagaagaggaagaagaaaaagaagagaagagatgagaagagaagagaggagagagcTTTAAAATCCTATTTTTAGGGTTTGTCTTCCCATGTAAGTTTTCTTGATTTCTTCTCTTTGACGTTTGACCATATATTTCATCAGGTAGCACTATATACATATACACTCTTAGTATATGTTTATGTATGTTCTTCAGTATATTAACTAGCCAAAAATTCTTATGTTTTCTCTTGTAGACAGTTGACCACTTCAATCCCCAGTTCACTTTCTTGATAAAATCAATTCTGTTTAATCTCTTGTTAGAACTCAAATTAGCTAAAACTAAATCAAACCTTATTTTTCAAACTTCCAGGGGAACTGATGTTGTTCAAATCATAACCTGTAGATCTGATTAGTCCAagattgaatattttttttgggtatatatatatatatatggttgtcTATAATTAAGTTCTCTAGGTAAATAACTGGATTGATTCTCAGTGTTGATTCAGTTATTGGTTGGAACTTTACAGAGAGAGAAATGTCAACAAAGGCTTAGTACAGAGAGAGACTTTAATTTTACCAAGAAATGATGACGTTAGGAGATGTTCACACCGGTAGGTTTGGAGCAAACTCAAGCAGTTCTAGGCCAAGGAAGGTTCGAATTCATGGCTACAAGATACCGGATCTGAACCTAGATCCTTGTTTGGATTGTGATGAAAAGAAACAAGAGAAGTAGTAGTTGGTAAACATCAGGATCAGATTGTACAAAACGTTCCTCAGCTTGCTTACGAGCTAGAGGTCGAGATACTCTCACGCGTCCCGCGTTTCGAGTATTGGAAACTAAACCTTCTAAACAAACGTTTCTCGCGTTTGCTAAAAAGCGGTGAGATATTCAAGGTGCGGCGAGACCGCGGTGGTGGTCGAACCATCTGTCTTTATGCTGTCCAACGGCGACACGAGGTGGACCATGTTCGATAAAGACTTCGAGAACTTTCAGAAAGTTCCGGAACTTCCTTCCGACATGTGCTCTTCTTCCGTGGAGACAAAGAATCGCTTTGCGCCGGAACGCATTTGATCGTCACTGGGAAAGAGAAGAAGCATTGCCTTGTGGAGGTACGAGGTTGAGACGAGCAAGTGGTTCAAGGGTCCTGCGATGATCACGCCAAGGATCTTGTTCGCCTCAGCTACTTGTGGGACCGTTGTGTTTGTAGCTGGAGGGTTGGACGCGTCTTTAGAAGTCGTGAGCAAAGCAGAGAAGTACGATTCTGAGACTAAAACGTGGACGCGTCTCAACGCAATGCACAAGCGGAGGAAGTTCTGTTCTGGATGTTACTTGCGAGGCAAGTTTTACGTCATCGGtgggagagagatagagatcaAAACCTAACTTGCGGAGAACGTTACGATGAGGGAACGATACTTGGGAGCTAATACCGGACATTCTCAAAGACATGTCTTTCTCTTCTGTTCAATCTCCACCGCCATCAGCGGTGGTGAATGAAGATCTTTACTCTCTGGAAACATCTGCGAACGAGCTTCGCGTTTATCACAAACGCAAACGTTTGGAAGAGGCTTGGAGATGTGCCTGTGAGGGCCAAGTCTAATGGAGGATGGGGCGTTGCGTTTAAAGTCGCTCGGGGACAAGTTGCTTGTGATTGGAGCATCGGTGGGACCGTCCAGGACCGAGACGATGTCGGTTTACACATGTAGTCCGTCCGCTGATCCTAAGGATAAGCTGATTTGGGAGGAGTCTAAACGCTGCTGTGGTGTTCGGCTCAGCCATTTTATCCTAAATTGTTTGTGTTATGATTGCTTAAGGTCTTCTCTAGAGAAATTAGGGTCACTTTCggttatgtgtgtgtgtgttttgaatAAGATAAGTTGTGGCGTCCCTAAACGTTGAAACTCTAAGAGCAACATTATCGGGCGGCCCTTGGCCCGTTCCGAACACTATTTGGgctaaaagaaaatcaaaaagaaaagattttgTTTGGTCCGGGCCTTAATTAAGGTCTTTTTGACGCGTCCCGTGAGCAACGTGGCAGCACAGGAGAGGGAGATGTAAACGAAGTCGATGAAACCTATTCCGTGTGTTTCTCCTCTTTTTGTCGAAACTGAAGCGAAATCGATTCACCGCTGTCGATCTGATTCGCCTCAATCCGCTGCCACGTTGGAGGATCTTCGGAGACTACACCCATGAGGGTGAAGAACGGGGATTTCCCGGAATgattggaagcatcgactgtatgcattgggagtggaagaattgccccACTGCCTGGAAAGGAATGTATCACGAGGAACCGGAAAACCAACAATTGTGTTGGAGGCCGTTGCTTCATAtgacctctggatatggcacgctTTCTTTGGCGCTCCCAAGTACTTtgaacgatcttaatattctGGATagatcacctgtttttgatgaaattatTAACGGGAAAGCTCCCAAAGTAAACTACTATGTCAACGGAAGGAATACAATTTGGCGTATTATCTGACAGATGGTATCTATCCAAAATGGGCGACTTTTATTCAGTCTATACGACTGCCACAGGGTGCAAAAATTCTTTATTTGTTACGCGTCAAGAATCCGttcgaaaagatgtcgagcgggCCTTTGGGGTCCTCCAAGCTAGGTTCGCCGTTGTTAGAAATCCTTCTAATCTATgggataaaaacaaaatatcgaATATTATGCGAGCATGtctcatactccataatatgattgtccaAGATGAACGGAATTCAGATACTCTTGAAGAATTTCAAGATGACGATTTTACTTTTACCGTCAAAAAGGCTAAAAAACCCGGCAATATAATTGCTCGTCGTAAAGAAGTTCGGGATCCACATATCCATCAACAATTAAAAGAAGATTTGATTGAACATATATGGGATAAATTTGGACATCTTCCAAATTACATATAATGTGTTTTTGCTTTctatgatttaaataaaatgtttctcttattttatttatgcattttgtaatttttttccactcctttgtattttaattttcatgttctacgtattttaattttcaacttTTCTTTATAATGTCATAAGTTATTCAATAATTTGTcttcaattaataaaaaaaaattaatttactaaGGGACTTTCATAAGTCCCACCAATAATCTAATTTCTAAGGGAAAATCCCTAAATATGACCTTAACTCACAAATAACCTTAAAATATTCTAAGGACCAAAAAATCAAGTCCCACCTATAATGTTGCTCTAATCGCTGTTGTGGATTGTCTTTCTTGTTCGGCGTTTTGCGTCTTGTGCGTTTTAGTAAACGCCGGTTTTTCTTCGCTTTGTGATATAAAACTTCAGCATTTGTATGTTTCAAGTAGGCTGCATTGACATTTGTAACTGAACCCGAGAACCtaatcaaactaaaaaaaactgaaatcatATATTTCCGAGCTACAAAAAGTCCAAAATGAATTTTGCAGGATAGTATATCAGATTTATCTTCAAATCCGAATAGAAATTTAAAAGTATGTAAAAGtgaaaatcttttttaaaaagtcGAAAATTTTGACTCAAATATCTgaaataatatctaaaatgagTATTCTAAAATATGTACTTTATTTGCTCAGTTTTGTGTTTACTTTAATCCAAACAAAGTATATCTTTTACCCCCCCCAAAAAAGTATATCTTAACCCATGTATTACAATCCAAGCCTGATATACGATAATGAATTTCAAAGTTATAAAATCTAAGCTTAAAAAGGTTATAAAATCTATTTGAACCCAACCTGAACAGATATAAAATCTGAAAGAAGTTATGAGGTTGAATccagaaaaaaaactaattagaaTCCTAACTAGCCCATACCTATAGTTAAAGTGATtatgtgaaaaatataatatataatcattTATTGGGGTTATGAGGTTGAATATCTGTTTTTATTCCAAGATTGTTGATCATTTAGTCAGAAGAAGTGATAATATGAAGGAGAAAAAACAAACGTTTGTGTGTAAAATAACAAGCTGGTTGAATCAGAATAATCCTACCTGACAATGGGTTATatcttgatattttttttcgCTTACGTTGATATTGATGAGCAGGCCTCATATTTATGGGCCCATTCTTATGTTTGAAGGAAACTACTGGCCGTTTCCTATATACGCTCCTACACTGCAGGTCGTTTAGGCTCCAACCAAGTAAAGGCGTAggagttttaacttttaagccATTTTGGAGACGATAGAGGGGACAACAATGGCGGGAAAGCGTGCGTCGCCGTTTTCGTCTCCGTTGCTGAAGCCGCCACCGCCGCTAACGACTCCGAAAGTGGAAGAAGAGACGGAGTTCTGGAGGAAGGAAGTAGACGAGAACCTGAAGCGCCTCCAGTCGCTGCTCTTCGGCGCCGACCAGTTCCTGGAGAAATCCGATTTCTCCTCCGCTCAGATCCTCGGGCTCCGTCTTCTAGGTTTCCTCGATTCTCGCTCTGTCACCGAAGCCGATCGTGCTTTCATCGCTCCTATTAGACGAGAAGTTGCCTCTAAGGTGGATTCAGCCTTGGAAGGCCTCGTTTCAGATTCGGATCGGTAGTTAGAGCTTTTCCCCCTTTTAGCATATGTTTAAATTCGAAATATATTGGTTGAATTTTGCTTGGCGAGAGTAGTTGATTCGTATGAGTAATCTAAGAGGGCAAATTGAAGCTGAAATGTATAAATGAATGCTACTCTTCTCAAATTGAATCTTTAACTAGTTCCAAGCTCAGTTTTGCTACACTTAAGAGTTCTTCTGAGTACCTTACCTTTTAATGGTTTGTTTCTTGGTTGATATAGGCAAGCATTTGAACTTGCAAAGACAGCTCCAGGTCCTATTTTTGGCAGTAAAGGCGAGTTTGATGTCGAGAAGATCAAGCAGTCCAAACACTTTCATTTTCATCATAGTCACTCTAACCGAAAGGGTATTAAAGAGATGGTAATGCTATTGTTATTAGTGATGAATTTGGTGATGCAGCTATGTTTCCTGTCCTTGCTTCCTTTTTACACTATGCTTTGTATATGCAATGCTACGGTCTTTAAGTGAGGTTACTTACTAATACTGTTGATGCATGGAACTGAGATGAATCTATGTGTACTTGTTTCAGGAAGAGCGACTGGATGCGCGTAAGTTAATTCCCAAAGCATCTAAGCCAATGATGCAAGCTAGACTGACTTCATTGTATGGAAATAGCATGGTTAAACCAGATAATCAGCGCAGACCCTCCGTGAGCAATCAAGAGAGTACCTCTGAGGAATGTGTCATTGTCGAGAGAAGCCATGGAGTTGGTTTTGGAACAAAGCGAGCTCATGCAGAAATCAGCAACCTAACAAATCATGGGGAAAAGGAAGATGGTGCTGCTAATGGCTTTGTATCTGCCAAAACAAAACTGGTAAAGCAATCTACCATTTGAACATTTAGCTCTATGATCAGATACTTTAAATAAATTCCAGAATCTGTTTTTGTGAATCAACATCTCAGCTTTGGCGAGCTTAACCTTTCAAACTGTGCTTTGTTACCTTTGcatattttgaataaatgtttCTCTCGGGTATAAGTATGGTTGTCCCTTACCATTTGCATATGTTGATTACTATTTCCCTTGCTTTAGGAAATGGACGCTAGACAGAAACGAGGGTCAACCGGGGCACCAAATTCATCTCTTTCACCTCAGGGTGAAAACAATGCGTCAGCTAGGGGATACGGTGCAAGATCGGGTGGCTATTTAAGACGTGGATACCGTGGTAATTTTGTTCCTCCAGTTAAATCTAGCGGGAATAATGTTGGAAATACGACGTCTCGTATTGGTGGAAAGACCGATGATACGCTCGATGACTCAACCAGAACATGGTAAATGATTGTTAAttactatattaaaaaaaccttgttttgttctttatttcaCATTGATAGTGATTCAACAGTATTACATGCCTAACAATAGGACTAGAAGATGAATCACATATGTTAAAAGTATTCCTGGTCTCTTGTTCGTGCTGAAATTCAACTGAGGTGTAGTGTTTAGTTGCATATACACACTTATCGATTCAAATTTGTGTATAAGCAATTTCTATCACCAATTTTTGTAATATGCTTGTAAGTCTGAAAAGAACATGCCCTGTTCTAGTTTGGAGATGCTCTGTGGTCCTGATGGTGAGCTTCCCGAGAAGTTGAGAAACTTGGAACCTCGTCTTATAGAGCATGTCAGCAACGAGATTATGGACCGAGACCCCAATGTCCGCTGGGATGATATTGGTACAAGAAGATAATTAAAACACGTTTCGATGTAGTGCATATTATTAACCCACTTGCATCTGGATTTTTTCATCATGAGTTATTGCTGTGCAGCTGGTCTGGAGCATGCTAAAAAGTGTGTTACTGAGATGGTCATTTGGCCATTGTTACGTCCTGACATATTTAAAGGTTGTCGTTCGCCTGGGAAAGGACTTCTTCTCTTTGGTCCACCAGTAGGTACCCCTTATCCTTTTAGACATTGAAGATGCTATGTTGTTGTATATGTTTCTTACTTCTGTATCAACTTCATTCCAGGGAACTGGTAAAACTATGATCGGAAAAGCTAtagctggagaagcaaaagcAACTTTCTTCTATATTTCAGCCAGTTCATTGACAAGCAAGTGGGTTAGTTCCACATCTTTGCTTGCGTTTCACAAGGACATTCGTAAAATGTAGGTCAGTGATCTTTTTCACTGCAGATTTAACATTCAAACGTGTGTACATACAGATTGGCGAAGGTGAAAAGCTAGTGAGGGCCCTTTTTGGAGTTGCAAGTTGCCGCCAGCCTGCAGTGATATTTGTAGATGAAATAGATTCTCTACTATCTCAGGTTTGTTCTGATCTCTTAAACTTTATCAATGTATATAAAATGGCCTTAAAAAACAAAGGCGGTGTTTATTATTAGACAATTTGTGGCATGTTTTCGCATTTTTGGATTCCCTAATGTAATATTTTGCTGAAAGAAACGAACTTTCACCCTTTGCCACAGCGCAAGTCAGATGGTGAACATGAATCGAGTAGAAGACTCAAGACACAATTTCTGATTGAAATGGAAGGTTTCGATAGCGGCAGTGAGCAAATTCTCCTAATAGGTAAGAATTGTAACATGCATGTTTCAATTTTGTGGGGTTTGTGAGAGTACTTATAtgttaattgtttttgtttggtcaggAGCAACAAATAGGCCCCAAGAGCTCGATGAAGCAGCAAGAAGACGGCTTACCAAGA from Brassica napus cultivar Da-Ae unplaced genomic scaffold, Da-Ae ScsIHWf_158;HRSCAF=287, whole genome shotgun sequence harbors:
- the LOC125597958 gene encoding ATPase family AAA domain-containing protein FIGL1-like; protein product: MAGKRASPFSSPLLKPPPPLTTPKVEEETEFWRKEVDENLKRLQSLLFGADQFLEKSDFSSAQILGLRLLGFLDSRSVTEADRAFIAPIRREVASKVDSALEGLVSDSDRQAFELAKTAPGPIFGSKGEFDVEKIKQSKHFHFHHSHSNRKGIKEMEERLDARKLIPKASKPMMQARLTSLYGNSMVKPDNQRRPSVSNQESTSEECVIVERSHGVGFGTKRAHAEISNLTNHGEKEDGAANGFVSAKTKLEMDARQKRGSTGAPNSSLSPQGENNASARGYGARSGGYLRRGYRGNFVPPVKSSGNNVGNTTSRIGGKTDDTLDDSTRTCLEMLCGPDGELPEKLRNLEPRLIEHVSNEIMDRDPNVRWDDIAGLEHAKKCVTEMVIWPLLRPDIFKGCRSPGKGLLLFGPPGTGKTMIGKAIAGEAKATFFYISASSLTSKWIGEGEKLVRALFGVASCRQPAVIFVDEIDSLLSQRKSDGEHESSRRLKTQFLIEMEGFDSGSEQILLIGATNRPQELDEAARRRLTKRLYIPLPSSEARAWIIQNLLQKDGLFTLSEDDMNIICKLTEGYSGSDMKNLVKDATMGPLREALKRGIEITNLTKDDMRLVTLQDFKDALQEVRPSVSQNELGIYDNWNNQFGSLSL